AAATATTCGATCGCGCTGCCGGTGTGACAGACTGTCATTGCGAGGAGCCCTTGCGACGAAGCAATCCAGACTGCCTCCGCGGAGGGATGCTGGATTGCTTCGCTGCGCTCGCAACGACGGCGGAGGAGCGGCTCCGGGCAATTCCGAAGCAGCAAAAGGCGACGTTGTCACATGGATGAAACAAAGGGCACCGATGGTCATTTGACAACCGTCCCCACCCGAGAACCGCAACCATGACTGCATCCGACCGCACCTCCGAAACCGCCAAGCGCGAGCGCATCATTCAGGAGATGGCCGACGATCTCGACGAGGAGCTGGAGATGGAGATGGATGATGCCCGTCTCGACGAGCTCCTGGACGAGACCGACGCGCTGAACCCGACGGTCGACCGCAAGCTCTATTTCCGGGAGCTGCTGCGGCTCCAGGGCGAGCTGGTCAAGCTCCAGGACTGGGTGCACAGCGAGAAGAAGAAGGTCGTGGTGCTGTTCGAGGGCCGCGATTCCGCCGGCAAGGGCGGCGTCATCAAGCGCATCACCCAGCGCCTCAATCCCCGCATCTGCCGCGTCGCGGCGCTTCCCGCCCCGAGCGAGCGCGAGCGCACGCAGTGGTACTTCCAGCGCTACGTGTCCCACCTGCCGGCCGGCGGCGAGATCGTGCTGTTCGACCGCAGCTGGTACAACCGCGCTGGCGTCGAACGCGTGATGGGCTTCTGCACCGACGAGCAGTACCAGGAGTTCTTCAAGACCGTGCCGGAGTTCGAGCGAATGCTGATCCGCTCCGGCATCATCCTGGTCAAATACTGGTTCTCGATCACCGACGACACGCAGCAGTTCCGCTTCACCATGCGCATCCGCGACCCGCTGAAGCAATGGAAGCTGAGCCCGATGGACGTCGAAGCCCGCACCCGTTGGGAGGCCTACACCAAGGCCAAGGAGACCATGCTGGAGCACACGCATCTGCCGGACTCTCCGTGGTGGATCGTCGATGCCGTGGACAAGAAGCGCGCCCGGCTCAACTGTATCTCGCATCTGCTCAGCCAGATCCCATACCAGGAAGTGGCGCACGTGCCGGTGGTGCTGCCGGAGCGCGTGCGCAATCCCGACTATCACCGCGGCCCGATTCCGCCGGAGATGTACGTGCCGGCGAAATACTGACGGCGCCTGCCGCTAGCGGCAGGCCAGCCCGGACGAGGACAGCGCGATGCCCGTGCCGAGCGATCTGAGCGTGACCAGGGACTCGACCCGCCGCCGTAATCGCCTCAGCCCGTGGCTCGCGCTGGCGAGCGCGCTGTCGGTGCTGACGGTTGCGCTCGCTTTGTCTTATTGGGCCTGGCAGCCGGCCACGCTGCGCATCGCCGTGGGACCCGCCGGCAGCGACGACCAGACGCTTATCGCGGCGCTGGCGAAGGCGTTCGAGACCAAGGGCGGCGCGATACGCCTTGTCCCGATCGAGACCGACGGCACGCTGCAAAGTCTCAATCTGCTCGGCACCGGCAAGGCGGACCTTGCGGTGGCGCGCGGCGATCTCGCGATCCCGCCCGAGACCAATTCGGTCGCGATC
This is a stretch of genomic DNA from Bradyrhizobium sp. CB2312. It encodes these proteins:
- the ppk2 gene encoding polyphosphate kinase 2, translated to MTASDRTSETAKRERIIQEMADDLDEELEMEMDDARLDELLDETDALNPTVDRKLYFRELLRLQGELVKLQDWVHSEKKKVVVLFEGRDSAGKGGVIKRITQRLNPRICRVAALPAPSERERTQWYFQRYVSHLPAGGEIVLFDRSWYNRAGVERVMGFCTDEQYQEFFKTVPEFERMLIRSGIILVKYWFSITDDTQQFRFTMRIRDPLKQWKLSPMDVEARTRWEAYTKAKETMLEHTHLPDSPWWIVDAVDKKRARLNCISHLLSQIPYQEVAHVPVVLPERVRNPDYHRGPIPPEMYVPAKY